A region from the Lolium perenne isolate Kyuss_39 chromosome 4, Kyuss_2.0, whole genome shotgun sequence genome encodes:
- the LOC127295425 gene encoding uncharacterized protein isoform X1, giving the protein MAMPTFHLAPDLPPVSRLCFGTMTMGEQSGPPESLRLLDAAFDAGVNFFDSAEMYPVPQRRETHGRSEELVGRWLRARRVPRDSVVLATKVAGPSGQMTWIRGGPAALDSRNITEAIDSSLCRLGVDYIDLYQIHWPDRYVPMFGETDYDPSRQYAYVPMEEQLEALGKGIDAGKIRYIGLSNETPYGLMKFLELSRDFQLRSKIITVQNSYNLMCRNFDAGLSECCHQERINLLAYSPMAMGILSGKYHSPDDNGPPDARMNLFKGRYSEGESRYNLQNPKLESAVKEYKRISAKYDISPAMLAIAFVLRHPLVGSAVFGATKLWQLDEVLQSTKIHLCEEIVVEINDVHARFPNPCP; this is encoded by the exons ATGGCGATGCCCACTTTTCATCTCGCCCCTGACCTGCCGCCCGTCTCACGCCTCTGCTTTG GGACCATGACGATGGGGGAGCAGAGCGGGCCGCCGGAATCGCTCCGCCTCCTCGACGCCGCCTTCGACGCCGGCGTCAACTTCTTCGACTCCGCCGAGAT GTACCCAGTGCCGCAGCGCAGGGAGACGCACGGGCGCAGCGAGGAGCTCGTCGGCCGTTGGCTGCGAGCCCGGAGGGTCCCCCGCGACAGCGTGGTGCTCGCCACCAAG GTTGCTGGGCCATCTGGTCAGATGACGTGGATCCGTGGAGGGCCGGCGGctcttgattcccggaacatcactGAGGCAATCGATAGCAG TTTGTGCAGGCTGGGTGTAGATTACATCGACCTTTACCAGATACATTGGCCTGACCG TTATGTTCCGATGTTTGGAGAGACAGATTACGACCCAAGCCGCCAGTACGCATATGTACCGATGGAAGAACAGCTAGAGGCTCTTGGAAAAGGCATAGATGCTGGCAAG ATCAGATACATTGGCCTTAGCAATGAAACACCATATGGATTGATGAAGTTCCTTGAACTGAGTAGGGATTTCCAGTTGCGCTCAAAGATAATAACAGTTCAA AACTCATACAACTTGATGTGTCGAAATTTTGATGCTGGATTGTCAGAATGCTGCCATCAGGAGAG AATCAATTTGCTGGCCTACAGCCCAATGGCAATGGGTATACTTTCAGGGAAGTATCACTCACCCGATGATAACGGTCCGCCAGATGCACGAATGAATCTTTTCAAAG GGAGGTACTCTGAAGGTGAATCCCGATACAATCTTCAAAATCCCAAACTGGAATCAGCAGTGAAG GAATACAAAAGAATTTCTGCGAAGTATGACATTTCTCCAGCAATGCTAGCTATTG CATTTGTACTGAGACACCCCCTTGTTGGATCAGCTGTTTTTGGTGCAACTAAATTATGGCAGCTTGATGAAGTTCTCCAGTCAACGAAGATTCATCTTTGTGAGGAAATTGTTGTAGAGATCAATGATGTCCATGCAAGATTTCCCAATCCTTGCCCATAA
- the LOC127295425 gene encoding uncharacterized protein isoform X2 codes for MAMPTFHLAPDLPPVSRLCFGTMTMGEQSGPPESLRLLDAAFDAGVNFFDSAEMYPVPQRRETHGRSEELVGRWLRARRVPRDSVVLATKVAGPSGQMTWIRGGPAALDSRNITEAIDSSLCRLGVDYIDLYQIHWPDRYVPMFGETDYDPSRQYAYVPMEEQLEALGKGIDAGKNSYNLMCRNFDAGLSECCHQERINLLAYSPMAMGILSGKYHSPDDNGPPDARMNLFKGRYSEGESRYNLQNPKLESAVKEYKRISAKYDISPAMLAIAFVLRHPLVGSAVFGATKLWQLDEVLQSTKIHLCEEIVVEINDVHARFPNPCP; via the exons ATGGCGATGCCCACTTTTCATCTCGCCCCTGACCTGCCGCCCGTCTCACGCCTCTGCTTTG GGACCATGACGATGGGGGAGCAGAGCGGGCCGCCGGAATCGCTCCGCCTCCTCGACGCCGCCTTCGACGCCGGCGTCAACTTCTTCGACTCCGCCGAGAT GTACCCAGTGCCGCAGCGCAGGGAGACGCACGGGCGCAGCGAGGAGCTCGTCGGCCGTTGGCTGCGAGCCCGGAGGGTCCCCCGCGACAGCGTGGTGCTCGCCACCAAG GTTGCTGGGCCATCTGGTCAGATGACGTGGATCCGTGGAGGGCCGGCGGctcttgattcccggaacatcactGAGGCAATCGATAGCAG TTTGTGCAGGCTGGGTGTAGATTACATCGACCTTTACCAGATACATTGGCCTGACCG TTATGTTCCGATGTTTGGAGAGACAGATTACGACCCAAGCCGCCAGTACGCATATGTACCGATGGAAGAACAGCTAGAGGCTCTTGGAAAAGGCATAGATGCTGGCAAG AACTCATACAACTTGATGTGTCGAAATTTTGATGCTGGATTGTCAGAATGCTGCCATCAGGAGAG AATCAATTTGCTGGCCTACAGCCCAATGGCAATGGGTATACTTTCAGGGAAGTATCACTCACCCGATGATAACGGTCCGCCAGATGCACGAATGAATCTTTTCAAAG GGAGGTACTCTGAAGGTGAATCCCGATACAATCTTCAAAATCCCAAACTGGAATCAGCAGTGAAG GAATACAAAAGAATTTCTGCGAAGTATGACATTTCTCCAGCAATGCTAGCTATTG CATTTGTACTGAGACACCCCCTTGTTGGATCAGCTGTTTTTGGTGCAACTAAATTATGGCAGCTTGATGAAGTTCTCCAGTCAACGAAGATTCATCTTTGTGAGGAAATTGTTGTAGAGATCAATGATGTCCATGCAAGATTTCCCAATCCTTGCCCATAA